The following proteins are co-located in the Manihot esculenta cultivar AM560-2 chromosome 9, M.esculenta_v8, whole genome shotgun sequence genome:
- the LOC110623725 gene encoding protein ABSCISIC ACID-INSENSITIVE 5, which translates to MVVTESEDISQGEVESPLQSDHHFRSNLLSSLGRQSSIYSLTLDEFQHALCEGGKNFGSMNMDEFIASIWNAEEHQAVNGATSNNDQINNKGEQGFNNLSGVRVISKQPSLSRQGSLSLPAPLCRKTVDEVWSEMHREQEQEQQYQGQSRSNGNNIVNNPESAAPRQPTFGEMTLEDFLVKAGVVREQYPAAPSGPPQQQQYGMYQSSNNNNKTATGTGFVSRTVLGIGGGTGGGAVSYQTMPQGAGPIGETSGRNGGFPQQTAAAAGSAYGGRVGNGGGYAPSQAMGVMGQVSPVSSDTIRSSSIDNAANQFGIDVGGLRGRKRMVDGPVEKVVERRQRRMIKNRESAARSRARKQAYTVELEAELNQLKEENKQLRHALAELERKRKQQYMEELRMKAQSKAQNSKEKLRRMRRNFSCPL; encoded by the exons ATGGTGGTTACAGAATCTGAAGATATCTCCCAAGGCGAGGTTGAGTCGCCATTACAGTCAGATCACCACTTTAGAAGCAACCTCTTGTCATCTCTCGGCAGGCAATCCTCCATTTACTCTCTCACCCTCGACGAGTTTCAGCATGCTCTCTGCGAGGGCGGTAAGAACTTTGGGTCAATGAACATGGACGAGTTCATTGCCAGCATCTGGAACGCCGAGGAACATCAAGCTGTTAATGGTGCCACTAGTAACAATGATCAGATCAACAATAAAGGAGAGCAGGGTTTCAATAATTTGTCTGGTGTCAGAGTGATATCTAAGCAGCCCAGTTTGTCCAGACAAGGATCACTTAGCTTGCCTGCGCCATTATGTAGGAAAACGGTCGATGAAGTTTGGTCGGAGATGCACAGGGAACAGGAACAGGAGCAACAGTATCAAGGACAGAGCCGCAGTAACGGTAATAATATAGTGAATAATCCAGAGTCTGCGGCTCCTCGGCAACCAACTTTTGGGGAGATGACATTGGAGGATTTTCTGGTCAAGGCAGGGGTGGTAAGAGAGCAATATCCGGCGGCACCTTCAGGACCACCGCAGCAACAGCAATATGGGATGTACCAAAGcagcaacaacaacaacaaaactgcCACGGGGACAGGTTTTGTTTCCAGGACGGTTTTGGGAATTGGCGGCGGAACTGGTGGAGGAGCTGTTAGTTACCAGACAATGCCACAAGGGGCTGGACCTATAGGTGAGACATCAGGAAGAAACGGTGGTTTCCCTCAGCAGACGGCAGCAGCAGCAGGGTCAGCTTATGGGGGAAGAGTGGGAAATGGTGGCGGATATGCGCCGAGTCAGGCAATGGGGGTTATGGGACAAGTGAGTCCAGTTTCATCTGATACAATACGGAGCAGCAGTATTGATAATGCAGCAAATCAATTTGGAATAGATGTGGGTGGATTAAGGGGAAGGAAGAGGATGGTTGATGGGCCAGTGGAGAAGGTGGTGGAAAGGAGGCAACGGAGGATGATCAAGAATAGGGAATCGGCGGCAAGGTCCAGAGCTAGAAAACAG GCTTATACAGTTGAGTTAGAAGCAGAGCTGAACCAGCTAAAAGAAGAGAACAAGCAGCTTAGGCATGCTCTG GCAGAGTTAGAGAGGAAAAGAAAACAGCAG TATATGGAAGAGTTAAGGATGAAAGCACAGAGCAAGGCTCAAAATTCTAAAGAGAAATTGAGGAGGATGAGGAGGAATTTTAGCTGTCCCTTGTAA
- the LOC110623760 gene encoding protein TERMINAL FLOWER 1, translated as MARIIEPLIVGGVIGDVLDPFLPAIKMSVSYNSRQVHNGHELFPSTLVSKPKVEIQGADLRSFFTLVMIDPDVPGPSDPYLREHLHWIVSNIPGTTDSTFGKEVASYEIPKPNIGIHRFVFVLFKQKRRQIISPPSSRDNFNTRRFATENDLGLPVAAVFFNAQRETAARRR; from the exons atgGCAAGAATCATAGAACCTCTCATTGTTGGAGGAGTCATAGGAGATGTTCTTGATCCTTTCTTACCAGCAATCAAAATGTCTGTCTCTTACAATAGCAGACAAGTCCACAATGGTCATGAGCTTTTTCCTTCCACACTTGTTTCCAAGCCTAAGGTTGAAATCCAAGGAGCTGACTTGAGATCTTTCTTCACATTG GTCATGATAGATCCAGATGTTCCTGGTCCTAGTGATCCTTACTTGAGGGAGCACCTGCACTG GATAGTGAGCAACATTCCAGGAACAACAGATTCCACATTTg GAAAGGAAGTGGCGAGCTATGAGATTCCAAAGCCTAACATTGGGATCCACAGGTTTGTGTTTGTTCTATTCAAGCAAAAAAGAAGACAGATAATAAGTCCACCTTCTTCAAGAGATAACTTCAACACTCGAAGATTTGCTACTGAAAACGATCTTGGTCTTCCTGTTGCTGCTGTTTTCTTCAATGCACAAAGAGAAACTGCTGCAAGAAGACGCTAA
- the LOC110622923 gene encoding uncharacterized protein LOC110622923 — MAGGVNRKISAASARAHTRRAKQNNSLKLPPGVFSKILLLLLVGILAWAYQVIRPPPPKICGSPDGPPVTASRIKLRDGRHLAYKEHGVTRDLAKFKIIVVHGFRACRHNPSVANHLSPEIVKELGVYLVSFDRPGYGESDPHPKRTLKSLALDIEELADQLGLGSKFYVIGYSMGGELTWSCLKYIPHRLAGVTLLAPVINYWWPGFPANQSNEAYNQQFAPDQWALRVAHYTPWLTYWWNTQKWFSGSTVMASSPDLFSHQDKEVLAKLSMEKSYMEYMTQQGEYESLHRDMMIAFGSWEFDPMDLDNPFPNNEGSVHLWQGDEDRFVPVMLQRYIAQRLPWIHYHELPGSGHLFPFIDRIPDKIIKAMLTEE; from the exons ATGGCTGGAGGAGTGAACAGGAAGATATCTGCGGCTTCCGCTAGAGCTCACACTAGACGAGCTAAGCAAAACAATTCTCTTAAGCTTCCTCCTG GGGTTTTTTCAAAAATACTATTGCTCTTGCTTGTGGGGATTTTGGCTTGGGCATATCAAGTGATCCGACCTCCTCCACCCAAGATTTGTGGTTCACCAGATGGGCCTCCTGTTACAGCATCAAGAATAAAGCTTAGAGATGGGAGACATTTGGCCTACAAAGAGCACGGTGTCACAAGAGATCTGGCcaagtttaaaattattgttgtCCATGGTTTTCGTGCTTGCAGACACAATCCTTCTGTTGCCAATCATCTTTCACCG GAAATTGTCAAAGAATTAGGGGTCTACCTTGTGTCATTTGACAGACCAGGTTATGGAGAGAGTGATCCTCATCCAAAACGAACATTGAAAAGTTTAGCTTTAGATATTGAAGAACTTGCCGATCAACTGGGACTTGGATCCAAATTCTATGTAATTGGCTATTCCATGGGGGGCGAGTTGACTTGGAGCTGTCTCAAGTACATTCCTCACAG GCTAGCAGGTGTAACACTATTAGCTCCAGTTATTAACTACTGGTGGCCTGGTTTTCCTGCAAACCAATCTAATGAAGCCTACAACCAACAATTTGCACCAGATCAGTGGGCTCTCCGTGTTGCCCACTACACCCCGTGGCTAACCTATTGGTGGAATACTCAAAAGTGGTTCTCTGGTTCTACTGTTATGGCTAGTAGTCCTGATCTTTTCTCTCACCAAGACAAAGAAGTTTTAGCAAAGCTTTCAATGGAAAAGAGTTACATG GAATATATGACACAGCAAGGAGAATATGAATCCCTCCATCGTGACATGATGATTGCATTTGGCAGCTGGGAATTCGATCCTATGGATCTGGATAATCCATTCCCTAATAATGAAGGTTCTGTTCATCTATGGCAAGGAGATGAAGATCGTTTTGTTCCTGTTATGTTGCAGCGCTACATCGCTCAACGACTTCCCTGGATTCACTATCATGAGCTACCTGGTTCTGGGCACTTGTTTCCTTTCATTGATAGGATACCTGATAAGATTATAAAGGCAATGTTAACAGAAGAGTAG